The region TGCCGCCGTCACAGATGTCCAGTGGCGAAGCTACACCAAAATTCCgagggaggagggggggggggacacAAAATGTTATCATTTGAAGTGGAAAAATACTAATTTTCCTTCCAGCTAAGAACTCTATTTTTTCCCCTTCATAGAATTGTGGAGCCGGGGCCCCAGCACTACACTAAGCTCCGCCAGTGCAGATGCCCTCTAATTTGTTAAATGATTCAGATTTACCTAGAACAACATCCGCTACAGGTTGAACTGGGGGAGAATGCCGATGAAGAAAACATGAAAAAAAGGGTATTTAGATGAGGCTCATTTTTTTGACCTGATTTATAAAAGGTTTTCTCATCATTTTATATTGATTCAGTCGTTTGGGCTTTATCTAGGAgtacatgttttgagagtgttttggTAGTGTCGACGGCCTCCTTCTCCGAAACCGAATTTTTTTTTATGAAACCAGGTCTCAcgagttagcaggtgagacccatcctaatgaacgacacgtggcattcacaaatcacaaagcatctaccccACCCCATCAGATAGGGGGTGGGTAGATGCTTTATGATTTGTGAATGTCACATGTCATCCATCAGGGCGGTCTCACCTgatttatatgagacctggtctcatataatttttttcatccgaacggtctcatataattttttttcatccGAACCCAAACCCAACCAACCCAAAGCCGTTCCGAGGCAGGGTTTTGCTCCCGAGTCCCCCCAAACAATGGCGGCCTCTCGAGGTCTCCTCggccgccgccttctcctcctcctccgccccaaGATCCCGCCTCTCTCCCCACCCCACGGCCTATTGCGGGGAGAAGCCCCCATGCGGCTGCTGCCGCCGCGGCCCTTCGGTGAGTGGCGGCGCGCGTTCCACGACGGGCGGCCGCGCGGGCCGCTGTGGCGGAGCAAAAAGCTGATTGGGAAGGAGGCCCTGTTTGCTATCCAGGGGCTGAAGCGGTTCAAGGGGGACGAGGAGAAGCTGCGGGAGTTCATCAAGAGGCACGTGGCGCGGCTGCTCAAGGCGGACAAGCTCTCCGTGCTCGGCGAGCTGGAGCGCCAGGAGGAGGTCGACCTTTCTGTCAAGGTAAGGAGGCATTTCTGCTCCCCTATCTATCTTTGGATTTGGTGATTTATCGAGTGGAGAGCAGCTGGATACTGTCTAATGTAGGCGAACCAGAGGAACATTTCATACATTTAAATTGGACCTATGGTGTTGCCATATTCGACCTATGGTCTCCCCGTCTTCAATGAAGTACCAAAATGTTTGTTACTTGCTTGAGATTGATGGATATAGTGAGATGTGTTAAATGAATTCGAGAAGTGATTGGGGAAAATTTCAGTATTAGGATGTCAAGGCAAAATTTATTTAGTCAGTGGGGCTACTGGTTGTGTTTAAGTAAATTTGTCAAAAATATCGGCTGCTATTGTTTGATAAGGGTGAATTTATGCTTTGAGGAATGGATTAGTACCCCTAAATTAGATTtccttttcatggccaaggtggaaTTAGTTGTGCCCTAAAAGGTGGGAAATTAGCTTATTGGGGTGGACAATTTTCGTGATCACCCAGAATAAATTAAAAATGATCCCTCTTATGGTTCAAGAGAAAGAGGCTGTTTTTGGTGCCTTACGAGACAATTGCTATATATAGACTCCCTGATATTCTTTTCCTTTCTTCCCTATCAATCACACTttgctttattttttgttttatttattttcatgGCGCTAGATAATTTTGTAAAACCTAGTAACACTCATAGTGTGTGATCTCCTTTTTCGTATGTTTGTGCATGTTTGATTGTGTGAACATATGGGTCTGGTTGATTATGTAAGGTGGTTCCAAATTTGGAGTAGAGGCCGGTAGGCTTCAAGTGAGTAGTATAAATCTTAATGTTATTACCCTAAAAAAAATCTTATTATTATTTTCACTACCTGAGTGGAGTGTGCACTCATAAGAAAACCATACACTAATGTCTGGGTAGTCAATTAAGTTTGCCAACTCCAGGGAAATGTTTGATTATTGTCCTTGATTTAATATTATTGATTGTGCTACTTATCATATTCTAATTAAtcaaaactaaacagaaaataattGTCACAACATTGAAAATGGATGGAGAACTGCAATACCGAATATAGCAATGTACAATACGTCTCATTTCTTCATGTCAATTTGAAGGTGATGTTTTCTGATGCTTGCCATCATTTTCTAAACATTTGTCTTGCAGATGTTCAGGATCATACAAAAGGAGGACTGGTATAAGCCAGATGTTTACATGTACAAGGACTTGATAATTGCTCTAGCCAAGTGTAAGAAGATGGATGAAGCAATGGATATCTGGGGGAACATGAAAGAGGAGAACCTGTTTCCCGACTCACAGACTTATGCTGAAGTCATAAGAGGGTTCTTGCGATATGGTTCCCCATCAGATGCAATGAACATTTATGAGGACATGAAAAGATCACCTGATCCACCAGAGGAGTTGCCTTTCAGGGTATTATTGAAGGGTCTTTTACCTCATCCACTATTAAGGAACAGAGTGAAGCAAGATTTTGAAGAGCTATTCCCAGAGAGGCATATCTATGACCCTCCAGACGACATATTTGGAATGCACTAAGGTTGAAGTTTTTATAGCCACATGGACCTGCTGAACTTTAGATTTAATCCGACCAGCCAGTTGCTTGGGTTATTTGATTACCTGCATCACAAGAATTCAGAATTTGTGAGGTGATACACAGGGAAGTTGTGGATGGTAATGCTTCATGGAGAAATAAAAAGATTTCTGTGTTGCTCGGATTAGTTGTGTCTATGGTTACACAAAGTACATTGTTCAGGCGATCTCCATTTATTCACTTCAGCAACTGCCACTGCGTGTCCCGTAATCCAGGATCTTGTGAGGTAGTGGGATGTAACATTCAACTGTTGGGTCCACTTGTATGATTAGGTTGTTAGAGTAGTACACTGCTCACTTTTCATGCTGTTCCTTCCCTAACCGCTTTAGAAACCAACTTTTGATGAACATGAACACATCTTTTTGCTGGTTATTATGAACTTCTGATTATGGTCAAGTGAAGCACTGAATGACTAGAGGCTAACAGAATAAAAGTGAAGCAGATGTATTGAAATGGCTAGCACAAAGTGCTCATACTAAAATGATGATGAAGCAAATGGAGTAGCTATGTGCACTAACTAGTGACCATTTGTTCATTTACGCTTTTGGACGTTTGGTTTGTTTTGCAACCTACATGTTCCTGTTGTCAAGTACTGTGTCAAACAAATATGGTTCTTTGGCCAGGTTTTGTGCTGTTGTACCATCTGATTGATGTGCTAATTATGCTGCAGAACCCTAACAATCATTCATTCCCAACCATACTGATTATTGCCTAGCCAACTGAGAATCTCTTCTTGCTAATCAGGATCATGTTAGCGCTGTTTAGCTGCTTAGAGTTTGATTGTGAGAACCTGGGAGTCTGAACTCTGAATTTTGAGTTTGCTAACCACATGTTTCACGCGGTTGGGAGTCTGAACTCTGTAGTGCCCAATGGTGGCGGAGTCACCGTTTTCAAAGTAAGCTGATAAGCTGTTAATAAAGCAAGAGAACTCTAGCTACTAGTGCTTCAAGTCTTCAGCATATTATGCCTCTTAATGATATTTGATGCTCAATATTTTTCTCTTCCTCTGCGTTTTTTATGTGATCATCGGCAGCAACATTGCCGTTGTAAAATCCGACGTCCACTGCAAGGAAGGTTCTTACCGGTCTGCAGACAGTACTGAGCGTTGCCACGACATGTTTTCATCTGATACTGAACCTGTCGTCTCGAGATACGTCGAGTTCCCTCCCGTTGACATCAGAGTTCAAGGCGGCAACTGGCAAACCAAGGTGTCAGGTTGATCACGTTGATTCACAGCAGCAGCGTCCTACAAATACAGTGAAAATAATCATTCATCTTGTGCCAGCTCTAACGGATATCTTATCTCagtgatttttttttttttgagaaaccgtGAGGAGTGGGTGATACTATGTGGTACTCACTCCGTTCGAAAAAAATTGTCCCAAATTCGTCCCTCAAATGTATGTATTTAGCACTGATAAAACCACATATTTAAGAGACAAGTTTTTTCGGGCGGAGGGAGCATGTGGTATGCCGGCGTGGTGAAGTGCGACAACATGTGGCGGCACCGATAAAACCAACTAACATCTACAGTCGGATACATCAAatttaataagatggctgcatgcatcattatgatgcagaggctgggggtacacctcaatttccaaaaaaaaaacagTCGGATACATCAAATCTGACCCCTCAAATGTCCATAGACATGTCCGGGCGCATCCACGAGCAATGATTAGTCACACCTTAAATAACCGTTTCCACAATAGGACACCTCAATTACCAATTCTCAAATATTAAGCGGAGCCCGTCCTGCTCCGTCGTGCCCATGTCTGACAGCTGCATCCACTCTTCGGAATGTTGCTGTGGTCACCGACGAGGTAGAGTAGAACATGGGACACACACCGGCTCACGGGACTCGAGGCGCCAACGTCCCTCATGCCCTCGTCGCCTGCACGTCGCGCGGTCGATATGAGGTCGCGATGGATCCGTTGTGGCTGGAGAATGACACGTCCACCATGACCGCGCCTTCTGTCTCTCATAGTGGGCATGCCACACCATACCTTCAGCGGACGGGCGGCGCGCCGACGAAGGGGTTGCACGTCCACCATGAACATTCAGACGTTAGAAGGAGGGCACCGTCTCCAGCGAGGCGGCGACGTCGCATCTAGCGTCAGATCCATGGGCCATTTGGGCAGACGCGGTTGATTCCCGGTGGATCGAGTCCGGCCGCTGTCGGGCATTCTCCTCATGGGTGTGGTGGAGCGCGATGCGGACGTCCATCTGCTCCTCGGGCTTGACTGGGATGAGGTCCCGATTTGTAGATGGCTGATGGAGGACTCGAATCCGCTTCCCACCATGCCAGAGAAGACCGAAGATCCGCGGAAGTGAGCTTAAGGGCGGAGGGGAGGGTAGTGGAGTGGCTAGCGTTTGGTCCGCCAACCGAATGtggacgaatatatgtggggtcggagTGGATCAAAGTGGGCCAGATCCGCGTGCGGACGCGCCCGTGCAACCCCATATCGTCATAAATTTGGGCTATACGCGAGGGGGTGTCGGTCAGCCGGAATGCTTGAGGCCGGTTTAAGAAGCCCGACTATTTCTTTTTTTAACTAATCAATGACCGGGTTGTCCGTTTAGACGTTTAAGACAGATATGAGGGGGGTCGATCAGCCCGCATGTTTGAGGCCAATTTAAAAAAGTCTGGTTAGTTTTTTTTTTTACTGATTCAATGACCGGGCCGTCCGCCTATGTGTTTGCGGCGGATATGAGGCGCTCGGTATAGATCAGACCGCCCACAGTTACTACTCGGTGAAGAGTAGCAGTAGCTGGTCTTGTAGCTTGCCCACGCGGGGGCTCCAACCATAACCATCGATGGATGGATTGATCCTTGCTAGCATGCACCGGGCACCGGCCACAAGTTTACACCAACATTTGGTCTAAGATACATGTAGAGGACCCATATTTTCTGCAAGATGGGTACATGGTTTCTTATTTTCTTCCtcttcatggccgcgactcacgaACAAAG is a window of Triticum dicoccoides isolate Atlit2015 ecotype Zavitan chromosome 2B, WEW_v2.0, whole genome shotgun sequence DNA encoding:
- the LOC119363379 gene encoding protein THYLAKOID ASSEMBLY 8-like, chloroplastic gives rise to the protein MAASRGLLGRRLLLLLRPKIPPLSPPHGLLRGEAPMRLLPPRPFGEWRRAFHDGRPRGPLWRSKKLIGKEALFAIQGLKRFKGDEEKLREFIKRHVARLLKADKLSVLGELERQEEVDLSVKMFRIIQKEDWYKPDVYMYKDLIIALAKCKKMDEAMDIWGNMKEENLFPDSQTYAEVIRGFLRYGSPSDAMNIYEDMKRSPDPPEELPFRVLLKGLLPHPLLRNRVKQDFEELFPERHIYDPPDDIFGMH